From Enhydrobacter sp., the proteins below share one genomic window:
- a CDS encoding acyl-CoA dehydrogenase family protein, with the protein MSTLAPHGAHHIAPDIHGRNFYAIDRQFQDLLSLYMDPALLRQMAPHFERMGELAGNRLDELAFIADRHPPVLHPRDRFGRDEDWIEYHPAYREMEKVAFCDFGMHVMSHRPGVLGMTETAHPLVKYGFTYLLVQAEFGLMCPVSVSDTSNYVIKRFGSEALKKLLLDRLLSTDPATMLKGTQFMTEKAGGSDVGAIETEAERIGVGADGVERWKLHGQKWFCSHADADVAVLLARPRGAAPGTQGLGMFAMPRRLEDGSRNAYRIVRLKDKLGTRSMASGEIVLDGAVAYLVGDAERGFKQMMEQVNLSRLSHGVRAASMMRRCLNEAMAAARGRTAFGKAIGEYPLLRRQLMKIMLPTEQALSMYAFSADAMAKANKGDKDAANLLRILTPVYKFRACRDNIPAASQALEVRGGLGYIEEWATARLVRDAQIGTLWEGTSNINALDVVQRAVGKSGGHKTLTSALKAKYEPSGSLPGQYKGLLGATLERVERFVEAVAADPRHEKRSRMAAGALYHAATAALLAWEGSTLGATGGDARRLLLSRMVIEHRLAPQDPLSLGESSWEQEAMDLLLSDAPVPLSKATALLS; encoded by the coding sequence ATGTCGACGCTCGCGCCCCACGGCGCACACCATATCGCCCCGGACATCCACGGCCGGAACTTCTACGCCATCGACCGCCAGTTCCAGGACCTGCTGTCGCTCTACATGGATCCCGCCCTGCTGAGGCAAATGGCGCCCCACTTCGAGCGCATGGGCGAACTGGCCGGCAACCGGCTCGACGAGCTCGCCTTCATCGCCGACCGCCATCCGCCCGTCCTGCATCCGCGCGACCGCTTCGGCCGCGACGAGGATTGGATCGAATACCACCCGGCCTATCGCGAGATGGAGAAGGTCGCCTTCTGCGACTTCGGCATGCACGTCATGAGCCACCGTCCGGGCGTGCTCGGCATGACCGAAACCGCCCATCCGCTCGTGAAATACGGTTTCACCTATTTGCTGGTGCAGGCCGAGTTTGGCCTGATGTGCCCGGTGTCGGTCAGCGACACCTCCAACTACGTCATCAAGCGCTTCGGCTCCGAGGCACTCAAGAAGCTGCTGCTCGACCGCCTGCTATCGACCGATCCGGCGACCATGCTCAAGGGCACGCAGTTCATGACCGAAAAGGCCGGCGGCTCGGACGTCGGTGCCATCGAGACCGAGGCCGAGAGGATCGGGGTCGGCGCCGACGGCGTCGAGCGCTGGAAGCTCCATGGCCAGAAGTGGTTCTGCAGTCACGCCGATGCCGATGTCGCGGTTTTGCTCGCCCGGCCACGCGGCGCGGCGCCGGGAACGCAGGGGCTCGGCATGTTCGCCATGCCGCGCCGGCTCGAGGACGGCTCGCGCAACGCCTATCGGATCGTCCGGCTCAAGGACAAACTCGGCACGCGCTCGATGGCCTCGGGCGAGATCGTCCTCGACGGCGCGGTCGCCTACCTGGTGGGCGACGCGGAGCGCGGCTTCAAGCAGATGATGGAGCAGGTCAACCTGTCACGGCTGAGCCACGGCGTGCGCGCCGCCTCGATGATGCGGCGCTGCCTCAATGAGGCGATGGCCGCCGCCCGCGGCCGCACGGCCTTCGGCAAGGCGATCGGCGAATACCCGCTGCTGCGCCGGCAATTGATGAAGATCATGCTGCCGACCGAGCAGGCGCTCTCCATGTACGCCTTCTCGGCCGACGCCATGGCCAAGGCAAACAAAGGAGACAAGGATGCCGCCAACTTGCTGCGCATCCTCACGCCGGTCTACAAGTTCCGGGCCTGTCGCGACAACATCCCCGCCGCCAGTCAGGCGCTCGAGGTCCGCGGCGGCCTTGGCTACATCGAGGAATGGGCGACGGCACGCCTGGTGCGCGATGCGCAGATCGGCACGCTGTGGGAGGGCACCTCCAACATCAATGCGCTCGACGTCGTGCAACGGGCCGTCGGCAAGTCGGGCGGCCACAAGACGCTCACCTCGGCGCTCAAGGCGAAGTACGAGCCGAGCGGCAGCCTGCCTGGACAATACAAGGGCCTGCTCGGCGCGACACTCGAGCGCGTCGAGCGCTTCGTCGAGGCGGTTGCCGCCGATCCACGGCACGAGAAGCGCTCGCGGATGGCGGCCGGCGCACTCTACCACGCCGCCACGGCAGCGTTGCTCGCTTGGGAGGGCTCGACCCTTGGCGCCACGGGAGGCGACGCGCGACGCCTGCTGTTGTCGCGCATGGTCATCGAGCATCGCCTGGCGCCGCAGGACCCGCTGTCGCTCGGCGAGTCCTCCTGGGAGCAGGAGGCGATGGACCTGTTGCTCAGCGACGCACCCGTGCCGCTTTCGAAGGCGACGGCGCTGCTCTCCTGA
- a CDS encoding CoA transferase translates to MKLEGIKVVDLSWFLPGPYLTTALADHGAEVIKVEPPGEGDPGRHIRPPDERTSVFFRNMGRGKKSVVLDLKSERGRADLFRLACEADVLVESFRPGVAVRFGIGYEAVKTANPGIVYCSISAFGQDGAYPGRAAHDLALEAMTGVLSLTLGDDGRPAIPGIPVADLVSGLHGLSGVLMALLRRTATGKGDYIDISMHEALMASCANVVGSAFAENKHPDVKQQRTTGGSAFYRVYDTSDGRQLVLAGQEMKFIKNLLTALGKPDMAPLCEWPGAHQKPVMEFLEATFKAKPLAHWMEWLATLDICYGPVNTLPEAIADANLKKRGFMVEDGDGRLHFAPAVRFRDEPSRPLYREPLLGEHTDEVLRRAAPSPSKAARVRR, encoded by the coding sequence ATGAAACTCGAAGGCATCAAGGTCGTCGACCTTTCCTGGTTCCTGCCGGGACCGTACCTGACCACGGCATTGGCCGACCATGGCGCGGAGGTGATCAAGGTCGAGCCGCCCGGCGAGGGCGATCCCGGCCGCCACATCCGTCCGCCGGACGAGCGCACGTCGGTGTTCTTCCGCAACATGGGCCGCGGCAAGAAGAGCGTCGTACTCGACCTCAAGAGCGAGCGGGGCCGCGCCGATCTCTTCCGTCTGGCGTGCGAAGCGGACGTGCTGGTCGAGTCGTTCCGCCCGGGCGTCGCCGTGCGCTTCGGCATCGGCTACGAGGCGGTGAAGACTGCGAATCCCGGCATCGTCTACTGCTCGATCTCGGCCTTCGGCCAGGACGGCGCCTATCCCGGCCGCGCCGCGCACGATCTGGCGCTCGAAGCCATGACCGGCGTGCTGAGCCTCACACTCGGTGACGACGGACGGCCGGCGATTCCCGGCATTCCCGTCGCCGACCTGGTGAGCGGCCTGCACGGTTTGTCGGGTGTGCTCATGGCGCTGCTGCGCCGCACGGCCACAGGCAAGGGCGATTATATCGACATCTCCATGCACGAGGCGCTGATGGCGTCGTGCGCCAACGTCGTCGGCAGCGCCTTCGCCGAGAACAAGCATCCTGACGTCAAGCAGCAGCGCACGACCGGCGGCTCGGCCTTCTATCGTGTCTACGATACCTCCGACGGCCGCCAGCTCGTGCTCGCCGGGCAGGAGATGAAGTTCATCAAGAACCTGCTCACGGCGCTGGGCAAGCCCGACATGGCGCCGCTCTGCGAATGGCCCGGCGCGCACCAGAAGCCGGTCATGGAATTCCTGGAAGCAACGTTCAAGGCCAAGCCGCTGGCGCATTGGATGGAATGGCTGGCGACGCTCGACATCTGCTATGGGCCAGTGAACACGCTGCCCGAAGCCATCGCCGATGCGAACCTCAAGAAGCGCGGCTTCATGGTGGAGGACGGCGACGGTCGCCTGCATTTCGCGCCCGCCGTACGGTTCAGGGACGAGCCGTCGCGGCCGCTCTACCGCGAGCCGCTGCTCGGTGAACACACCGACGAGGTGCTCAGGAGAGCAGCGCCGTCGCCTTCGAAAGCGGCACGGGTGCGTCGCTGA